The Deinococcus aerophilus genome segment GGGCCCGTGGTCCCTGATAGACCGGGGCGTTCCCCACGAAGGCCCAGTACGACACCAGCCAGCGCTCGGCCACGAGCCGCAACGGCACGATGACCCTCTGACCGCTCGGCCCGGGATACAGCAGGGCCAGGTCATTGAGGGCCCGGACCAGCGCGAACTTGTAGGAGTTGGATTTTGCCTCATGGCGCAGCAGGGTGGCGAGGACCGCGCGGCCGTCGTCCATGGGCCCACCTCCAGGAGAGACCGGCGTGAGGCCATCGTTCGACTTTGCTGTGAAAGGCTCTTGATATGGCCCAGGGCGCTCCGCTTCAGACACGAGTGACAGGCGGGTTCCGGTGATACAGGAAGCTGGTTTGACAGTCCGCACATTCCGCGAAAAACTCGGCTCCCGCCTTGCGAATGCGGGCCTTGGCCTGACAGGTGGGGCAGGTGGGTTGAATCCGCGTGTTGCCCTCACACTGAAGACATTTGAGGTAGTACCCATATTTTCCGTAGGCCACCTCGACGCCTGAACCCTGACAATGCCGGCAGGTGACGGTGGGGGCCTCTGATGGACGCTGGGCCCGGCTGCCGACCGACACCGCCGGAGCAGCTTGCGAAGGCGGTGTCGGGGGCTCTGTCTGGGCGGGCAGGGGAGGAGTGACCGCCGGGTTCTGCGGGTTACGGGGCATATGTTTGGACTGGAGAAACGCGCTGAGGCGAGCGAATTCTTCCGCCGTGATCGTGACTCCCCAGGTGTCCGACCGAGGATCCTTGCTGAAGACCTTGGCCAGCTGAACGTGGTCCGCGATGAGCTCCCTCACCCGGCCGGGCACCTGATCCGCCTTGCATACATCCGGCAG includes the following:
- a CDS encoding nuclease-related domain-containing protein gives rise to the protein MIVKEHRVPPTTDRFQRAGDDAERQMAFYLRRTYGTDPDVHVFHNLRFEQGEDAAQIDHLILHRSGAIILESKSVTSAVRINEREEWARQWNGRWTGMPSPILQARRQADFLRSLLEAHREELLGKFLFGFKQKSFRAFVIDVVVAISDQGVVQHPGKLPDVCKADQVPGRVRELIADHVQLAKVFSKDPRSDTWGVTITAEEFARLSAFLQSKHMPRNPQNPAVTPPLPAQTEPPTPPSQAAPAVSVGSRAQRPSEAPTVTCRHCQGSGVEVAYGKYGYYLKCLQCEGNTRIQPTCPTCQAKARIRKAGAEFFAECADCQTSFLYHRNPPVTRV